One window of the Magnolia sinica isolate HGM2019 chromosome 19, MsV1, whole genome shotgun sequence genome contains the following:
- the LOC131234664 gene encoding DNA topoisomerase 6 subunit B-like, with translation MPDKNVTIQFARRTDVMPPVPIETRHHPSAVDLLLIKRLAAETSKQTLLQFLQHEFVNIGKSYAERLIGMYSRLQPLFHSRSHLNGTHSAAVVGLCNIC, from the exons ATGCCAGA CAAAAATGTTACAATACAGTTTGCACGAAGAACAGATGTAATGCCTCCAGTTCCTATTGAAACAAGGCACCATCCCTCTGCTGTTGATTTACTGCTTATCAAACGCCTTGCTGCAGAGACTTCAAAACAGACCCTTCTGCAGTTTCTCCAGCATGAATTTGTGAACATTGGCAAATCCTATGCAGAGCGTTTAATAGGCATGTATTCACGTTTGCAACCCCTCTTTCACTCGAGGAGTCATTTGAATGGAACTCACTCTGCAGCTGTTGTTGGATTATGCAATATATGCTGA
- the LOC131235546 gene encoding uncharacterized protein LOC131235546, translating to MGLGISKTTMKVATPYIIETRSERNARMSIEAKFEALMTQMQEFRTIVEQQFAELRQQITYQSQLLHRSPDTAASQAHRRSGEPSSIREDSATTPSMEQICQLRDIRGWTVASGRMVSDTTGIPPECIRVVIDDINVRTAELFNDDRTFEDIQLGEIVVWPKFLMRI from the exons ATGGGTTTGGGTATTTCTAAGACTACTATGAAGGTTGCCACCCCCTACATCATAGAAACTCGGTCGGAGAGGAATGCACGTATGtccattgaggctaaatttgaagCATTAATGACTCAAATGCAAGAATTTCGTACGATTGTTGAGCAACAATTTGCTGAACTTAGGCAACAAATTACTTATCAAAGCCAACTACTTCACCGCTCCCCTGATACAGCTGCATCTCAG gcccaccgtcgatctggtgaGCCCTCAAGTATTCGAGAAGACTCTGCAACAACTCCATCGATGGAACAAATTTGCCAATTAAGAGATATCCGTGGTTGGACTGTTGCTAGTGGGCGGATGGTGTCAGATACTACAGGCATCCCTCCAGAATGCATCAgagttgtaatagatgatatcaatgttcgcacagcagagttgtttaatgatgacaggacatttgaagatattcaattgggtgaaaTTGTTGTCTGGCCCAAGTTCCtgatgagaatttga